DNA from Massilia sp. KIM:
AGGTGCCCGAGAAGCCGTTGCGCGCCGCCGCCGCCAGGTTGACGATGCTGTTGCCGGGGCTGCCGCCGGAGAAGCTCTGCACGCCGCCGATGCGGTACTTGCTGTCGCTGTCGCCCGAGGCGCCGATCCACTGCACGCCGAATTCCGAGGCCTTGTTGGAGGTCACTTCGACCACCAGGGCTTCGATGTAGACCTGGGAGCGGCGCACGTCGAGCTGGTCGATGACGGCGCGCAGGTTGCGGTAGACCGCGTCCGGCGCGGTGATGATCAGGCTGTTGGTCGAGGCGTCGGCCTGGATGAAGCCGGAACCCGCGCCGCCGCCGGCCCCGCCCGCGGTGAGCTGGCTCTGCTGGCCGAAGGTATTGCCGGTGCCGGCCATGCCGGCGCTGCTCTGCTGGCCCTGCTGGCCGCCGAGTCCGCCGCCGCCGAAGGCGCCGCCTTGGCTGCCGGCCTGGATCGAGCCGCCCGAGGTGCCCTGCTGCTGTACCGGCACCGCCGAAGCGTCCTGCGAGACCACGGCGCGCAGGGTCTGGGCCACGCGGCTGGCGTCGGCGTTCTTCAGGTAGACCACGTGGATATTGCCCTGGGTGGTGGTGGGCTGGTCGAGGCGGGCGATCAGGTTCTTGGCCAGGTTGGCGCGCGCCGGCGAGGGGGCGCGCACGATGACCGAATTGGTGCGCGGGTCGGGCAGCACGGTCACGCGGCCGGAATCGCCGCCGGCCGCGGGTTCCATCAGCCGGGTGACGAGCTGGGCCACGTCGCTGGCGATGCCGTTGCGGATCGGGATCACGTCGAGGTCGGCCGCCACCGGGGCGTCGAGGGCGGCGATGATCTTGGCCAGGCGGCGCAGGTTGTCGGCATAGTCGGTAATGACCAGGGTGTTGTTGCCCGGGTTGGCCATGATCGAGTTGTTGGGCGAAATCAGCGGACGCAGCACGGCCGTGAGGTTGGCCGCCGACTCATAGGACAGGTAGAACACCTGGGTCGCGATCTGGTCGCCGGTGGCGCGGCTGGCGCGCGTGCCGCCCACCTGGGTGGGCGAGGACTGCAGCTTGGCTTCGGCCTCGGGCACGACCTTGGCGTAGCCGTCGCCGCTGGTGACCACGGCGAAACCCTGCAGGCGCAGCGCCGAGGTCAGCAGGCGGAAGGCTTCGGCCTTGCTGAGCGACTTTTCCGACTGCAGGGTGAGCGTGCCCTTGACGCGCGGGTCGATGATGAAGGTCATGCCGGTGTAGTGGCCGATCGCCTTGATCACCGATTCGATGTCGGCATTCACGAAGCTCAGCGCGGCGGCATTGGCCTGCTCCTGGGCCAGCACCGGCAGCGGCGCGACCGAGGTGGCGGCGAAGCAGCACAGCATGGCGCCGGCGGCGAGGCGGCGCAGCGCCGGAATCTCGTAGGTGGTACGGAAATTTTTCTTCATTATCTGAACTCGAGTGCGATTACGTTTTTGCCGTTCACCATGCGTCGCTGGCCCAGCAGGTTCAACATGTTACCCAGCGTATCTTCGTAGCCTTCGGCGGCCGTTGCCTGCCCGGAAAAGCGCAGACGTCCATTTTGCAGCATTCCCGAACCCGACAGCAGCAGCGCGCCGCGAACGGTGCGCAGGCTCAAATCGGCCTGCGGCCCGCGCCAGTCCATCAGCATCTCGTAGCTGCCGAGCGGTTTGACCGGAGACAGGCGCGAGCCCATGTCGGTCATGGACAGCACCGTGCGGCCCTGCACCGCGACGCTCTGCGGCTGGCGCAGCAGGTCGAGGGTATTCCAGGTGAGCTTGATGACGCCGCTCAGGGCCAGTGTGTTGAGCGGCGCTCCGAGGCCCGCCAGGCCTTCGGCCGGCAGCAGCAGTTCGCCGGCGCTGACCTGCCACTGCGACCACGAGCCTTCGATGCGCACCGGCTGCGCCAGTGCTTGCGGGTTCTCCAGTTCCATGCTGACCTGGCCGAACATCACCAGGGGCGAAAGTTTCCATGCGAAACGTCCAGGCAGCAGCGGCGTGACCGCTCCACCCGCGCCCGGCGCCCCGCCGATAAAGGCCGAGCCGTTCCACAGCGTACCCTGCGCATCCCCCAGAGTCAAACGGCCGCCGGTCTGGCGTTCGACCATGGGGCCGAGCCAGGCGGCGGGCAGGAAGGCCAGGACGGTCAGCAGCACCGCCAGCAGCACCGCCCCGCCCCACAGCAGCGCGCGCCTCATTGGGGGGGCGCGCTGCCCTGGCGCAGCGTGAGCGTGGCGTCGACCTGGCCGAGGGCGGTCTGGGCGCTGAAGGCCGCGTCCTGCACCAGCACCCGGTTCTCGCGGCGCTGGGCGTCGAGCCAGGCCATCAGGTTGGCGAAGGACACGCCCTTGAATTCCATCTTGGCATATTCGCCGGTCATGGTGAGCGAAGCGGCGGTGAGGCCGCGGCTGGCCAGGCTGGCCGTGAGCCCTTCGCGCGTCATCGGCGTCACGCTCGGCGCCGGGGTCGCGGCCACGGCCTGGGCCTCGGCAGCCAGGGCCTGCATCTGCGCGGCCTGCTGGCGCAGCTGTGGCAGGGAACGGCGCAGCTGCTCGCGGCCGCTCAGCGCGGGATCGATGAAGATGCTGTAGACCAGGGCCAGGCCGACCACGACGGCGCCGATGGTGAGCATGCGGCGCTCCTGGTCGGTGCGCGCGATCCAGTAGGCGAGCGCGCGTTCGCGCAGCGCTCCGATGCGGGTTGCGAGGTTCATGGGGTGGCTCCTGTGCTGCGGATCACCCAGGTGGCGGGCGCCGTTTCCTCCAGGCTCAGGTTGCGCGCCGCCAGCGCCGTCTTGAGCTGGCCGGTCACGGAAGGATCGATGGTGTCGGGCTTGACCCGCACGGTGAGTGCGCGCTCGCGGAATTCCATCGAGGCGATGCCGGGCTGGCGCCCGAGTGCGCGGATGGCTTCGCCGACGGCGGCGGCGATCCAGTGGAACTCGTCGGGGGCGACCTGGCCGCTGCCGGCCTTGGCGCGCGCGATGTTCTGGCGCATCTGGGCCACCGGGTCGATCGCCGGCTGGTTCGGATAGACCGAGCGGAACACCTGGGTGATCTGCTGGCGCACGCCGTCGGCCTCGCGCTTGAGGCGCAGCCATTCGATGTTCAGGCCGACGATGTTGACCACCGCCGCCAGCAGGGCCAGGCGGATCGGCCAGCGCCAGCGGCTCCAGTCGCGCTGGGCCACGCCGGCCGCGCCCAGGCCCTGCACCAGGTCGATCGGGCAGCTCCTGGCGCCGGCGATCCAGTGGGCCCAGCCCTCGCTCTCGAGGGTGATGCCGGGACCGGCCTCGGCCAGCAGGACCTGGTATTCGCCCAGCTGCTCGTGCGGCACGTAGAGGTTGAGCGGGGCGTCGCCCGACAGCGCGCGCGCCGTCTGCAGCACCGCGGCCGGGCTGGCGTCCAGGGCCAGGCCCAGGCCTTCGTACTGGCTCTGGCGCATGATGAGTTCGCCGTTGCCGATGGCGGCGCTGACGCTGCCCGGCTGCAGGGGCAGGCAGAGCTGGGCCGGCATGGCGGCCACGGCGCGCGCGCCCTGGCCCAGCACGGTGCGCACGATGGGCTCGAGCCAGTCGCGCTGGACCACGGCCACCGGACGGCGGCCGTCGGCGAGCTGGGGACCGGCCACCAGCACGCAGTCGAGCGGGTCGCCCAGGATGTGTTCCTCGACCAGGGCCGGCAGGGCCGCGCGCAGGCGCGCCCCGGTCAGCGGCGGGGCCTGGACCGTCAGCAGGTTGACGTCGGCGCCGGCCAGCACCAGCACCACGCGGCGGCTGGCCGCGACCACGTCGCCCAGGTTGCGCAGCGGGCCTTCGCCCTGGTTGTCGATGGTGCCGCCTTCGGA
Protein-coding regions in this window:
- the gspD gene encoding type II secretion system secretin GspD: MKKNFRTTYEIPALRRLAAGAMLCCFAATSVAPLPVLAQEQANAAALSFVNADIESVIKAIGHYTGMTFIIDPRVKGTLTLQSEKSLSKAEAFRLLTSALRLQGFAVVTSGDGYAKVVPEAEAKLQSSPTQVGGTRASRATGDQIATQVFYLSYESAANLTAVLRPLISPNNSIMANPGNNTLVITDYADNLRRLAKIIAALDAPVAADLDVIPIRNGIASDVAQLVTRLMEPAAGGDSGRVTVLPDPRTNSVIVRAPSPARANLAKNLIARLDQPTTTQGNIHVVYLKNADASRVAQTLRAVVSQDASAVPVQQQGTSGGSIQAGSQGGAFGGGGLGGQQGQQSSAGMAGTGNTFGQQSQLTAGGAGGGAGSGFIQADASTNSLIITAPDAVYRNLRAVIDQLDVRRSQVYIEALVVEVTSNKASEFGVQWIGASGDSDSKYRIGGVQSFSGGSPGNSIVNLAAAARNGFSGTSVPTVPGGLTLGIFRQVGGELGLGAVARALENDGNANILSTPNMITLDNELATIKVGQNVPIITGSYATNTTTGGGNPFQTVDRRDVGLLLKVRPQISEGGTIKMAIYHENSSVDPSTRNAASGLTTNVRAIESNVLADDGQIIVLGGLIEDTEGDGEEKVRGLGDIPVIGNLFKYRTRSRVKTNLMVFLRPVVVRSKEASNSLAMDRYEYMRAAGATGQPESTPLVRDLGAPVLPPLTQGQPPSGGNMATVPPAGLNQPPRPVNGEGQPGAGQPASQGPAPGPGAASQFRPVQPQNQK
- the gspN gene encoding type II secretion system protein N, translating into MRRALLWGGAVLLAVLLTVLAFLPAAWLGPMVERQTGGRLTLGDAQGTLWNGSAFIGGAPGAGGAVTPLLPGRFAWKLSPLVMFGQVSMELENPQALAQPVRIEGSWSQWQVSAGELLLPAEGLAGLGAPLNTLALSGVIKLTWNTLDLLRQPQSVAVQGRTVLSMTDMGSRLSPVKPLGSYEMLMDWRGPQADLSLRTVRGALLLSGSGMLQNGRLRFSGQATAAEGYEDTLGNMLNLLGQRRMVNGKNVIALEFR
- the gspM gene encoding type II secretion system protein GspM; its protein translation is MNLATRIGALRERALAYWIARTDQERRMLTIGAVVVGLALVYSIFIDPALSGREQLRRSLPQLRQQAAQMQALAAEAQAVAATPAPSVTPMTREGLTASLASRGLTAASLTMTGEYAKMEFKGVSFANLMAWLDAQRRENRVLVQDAAFSAQTALGQVDATLTLRQGSAPPQ
- the gspL gene encoding type II secretion system protein GspL, producing MTTLYIRHPARAEGEGALCRFALVSEGGTIDNQGEGPLRNLGDVVAASRRVVLVLAGADVNLLTVQAPPLTGARLRAALPALVEEHILGDPLDCVLVAGPQLADGRRPVAVVQRDWLEPIVRTVLGQGARAVAAMPAQLCLPLQPGSVSAAIGNGELIMRQSQYEGLGLALDASPAAVLQTARALSGDAPLNLYVPHEQLGEYQVLLAEAGPGITLESEGWAHWIAGARSCPIDLVQGLGAAGVAQRDWSRWRWPIRLALLAAVVNIVGLNIEWLRLKREADGVRQQITQVFRSVYPNQPAIDPVAQMRQNIARAKAGSGQVAPDEFHWIAAAVGEAIRALGRQPGIASMEFRERALTVRVKPDTIDPSVTGQLKTALAARNLSLEETAPATWVIRSTGATP